Proteins co-encoded in one uncultured Draconibacterium sp. genomic window:
- a CDS encoding NAD(P)H-dependent oxidoreductase, which translates to MKKILILFAHPAFQKSLINKTLIEAIKDLEGVTINNLYEKYPDFFIDVPVEQKLLTEHDIIIWHHPFYWYSAPALIKEWMDLVLQHGFAYGTHGRALEGKWAMSCISTGGRKEVYSADGKNRYTINQFLAPFIQSASLCRMTNLPPFVVHGSHTLNGNQIKKYADDYKSVIKLLRDNKIETERLNSMEYMNEIIEHDA; encoded by the coding sequence ATGAAAAAAATATTAATACTTTTTGCACATCCGGCCTTTCAAAAGTCGCTTATCAACAAAACACTAATAGAAGCAATAAAAGATTTGGAAGGCGTTACCATTAATAATTTGTATGAAAAGTATCCCGATTTTTTTATTGATGTACCTGTTGAGCAAAAACTATTGACCGAGCACGATATCATTATCTGGCACCATCCGTTTTACTGGTACAGTGCTCCGGCTCTTATCAAAGAATGGATGGATTTGGTGCTGCAACATGGTTTTGCATATGGCACACACGGACGGGCATTGGAAGGGAAATGGGCCATGTCGTGCATTTCAACCGGCGGAAGAAAAGAAGTATACAGTGCCGATGGAAAAAACCGGTACACTATAAACCAGTTTCTGGCACCTTTTATACAGTCGGCGAGTCTTTGCCGAATGACAAACCTGCCACCTTTTGTTGTACATGGTTCGCATACACTGAACGGCAATCAGATAAAAAAGTATGCCGACGATTACAAATCGGTAATAAAGTTGCTTCGCGATAACAAAATTGAAACTGAACGCCTGAATTCGATGGAATACATGAACGAAATAATTGAGCACGATGCATAA